A stretch of Deinococcus gobiensis I-0 DNA encodes these proteins:
- a CDS encoding LysR family transcriptional regulator: MQLDLNLLRALDVLLEEGSVGGAAFRLNLSEPAMSRTLGRIRRVTGDAILVRSGRFMTPTPYALSIREQVHATVLQARALLQPPEALNLATLQRAFTLRGHDALLDALVPHVVSKVTRQAPRVQLRLLSETQGRGDEEVQDLRRGETDLMLGAAPPPAPDLVTEVVGHDHLTVALRAQHPLLTGELTAERFAAAQHVSVSRRGRLHGPVDVALAEQGLTREVVVAVPVAAVAAQLAAQSELLISVPSKMMGATLSALGLERRPVPVRVEPVPVMMTWHMRTDGDAASLWFRDEVRGVVRQILS, from the coding sequence ATGCAACTCGATCTGAATCTGTTGAGGGCGTTAGATGTGCTCTTAGAAGAGGGCAGTGTCGGCGGCGCGGCCTTCCGGCTGAACCTGTCTGAACCGGCGATGAGCCGTACGCTGGGGCGGATCCGGCGGGTGACCGGGGACGCCATCCTGGTTCGCAGCGGCCGGTTCATGACACCGACGCCCTATGCCCTGAGCATCCGGGAACAGGTGCATGCCACGGTGCTCCAGGCACGGGCACTCCTCCAGCCCCCAGAGGCCCTCAATCTCGCGACGCTCCAGCGCGCCTTCACGCTGCGTGGGCATGACGCCTTACTGGATGCACTGGTGCCACACGTGGTCAGCAAAGTCACGCGGCAAGCACCGAGGGTGCAATTGCGCTTGCTGAGTGAGACCCAGGGGCGTGGGGATGAAGAAGTGCAGGATCTGCGTCGCGGCGAGACCGATCTCATGCTGGGCGCAGCTCCTCCACCGGCACCGGATCTGGTGACGGAAGTGGTCGGGCACGACCACCTGACTGTGGCGTTACGGGCGCAGCATCCGTTGCTGACAGGGGAACTGACAGCGGAGCGGTTTGCGGCGGCACAACACGTCAGTGTCTCGCGTCGAGGTCGTCTGCATGGCCCGGTGGATGTTGCACTTGCGGAGCAGGGACTGACCCGCGAAGTCGTCGTGGCTGTCCCGGTCGCAGCGGTCGCTGCACAGCTTGCCGCCCAAAGTGAGCTGCTCATCAGTGTGCCCTCGAAGATGATGGGAGCGACACTGAGCGCCTTAGGACTGGAGAGGCGTCCAGTCCCTGTACGCGTTGAGCCCGTGCCGGTGATGATGACTTGGCATATGCGGACAGATGGAGATGCCGCGAGCCTCTGGTTCAGAGATGAGGTGCGCGGTGTCGTACGACAGATCTTGAGCTAG
- a CDS encoding inositol monophosphatase family protein produces the protein MTTQPNQLLLDPVVHALREAGTVLRSRFDPHRRPPTTLEDVVRAIDANDAAVLEVLRPRLEALRPQAHWAEDELESGALPDGEWWVVDPAEGNINHVQGLTEWGVTATLIRDNQPVLTAAYLPLQEQLFTAVQGGGAFLNGTPLQVSDKRELQAAIVGTGQARPGEDPRDLYRLGLSVPAVMERALVVRVSVPATLPLLEVASGHLDAFWQFSGVRSGLVSGALLVQEAGGQVTDVLGQPWTVQSSTFVASTPGIHTALVDVLSPLEGAGA, from the coding sequence ATGACGACTCAACCCAATCAACTGCTCCTTGACCCTGTGGTGCACGCCTTGCGCGAAGCGGGTACGGTGCTCCGCTCCCGCTTCGATCCCCATCGCCGCCCTCCTACCACCCTGGAGGACGTCGTCCGGGCCATCGACGCCAATGACGCTGCTGTTCTGGAGGTCCTGCGCCCCCGCCTGGAAGCTCTTCGCCCCCAGGCCCATTGGGCAGAGGACGAATTGGAAAGCGGGGCCCTGCCAGACGGAGAGTGGTGGGTGGTGGACCCGGCCGAAGGCAACATCAACCACGTGCAGGGCCTGACCGAGTGGGGGGTCACCGCCACGCTGATCCGTGACAACCAGCCCGTCCTGACCGCCGCCTATCTCCCCCTGCAAGAGCAGCTCTTCACGGCGGTTCAGGGAGGCGGCGCCTTCCTGAACGGAACGCCGCTGCAGGTGTCGGACAAGCGGGAGTTGCAGGCCGCCATCGTCGGCACTGGACAGGCCCGACCCGGGGAAGACCCGCGTGACCTGTACCGCTTAGGTCTCTCCGTCCCAGCCGTGATGGAACGCGCCCTGGTCGTGCGCGTGTCAGTCCCCGCCACCCTCCCGCTGCTGGAAGTCGCGTCCGGACATCTGGACGCATTCTGGCAGTTCAGCGGTGTGCGCAGCGGGCTGGTGTCCGGGGCACTCCTGGTCCAGGAGGCGGGCGGTCAGGTCACGGACGTGCTCGGGCAGCCTTGGACGGTGCAGAGTTCGACCTTCGTGGCCAGCACGCCCGGGATTCACACGGCACTGGTCGACGTGCTGTCGCCCCTCGAGGGGGCGGGGGCGTGA
- a CDS encoding NADPH-dependent F420 reductase yields MSGTSLTVSILGTGRVGIHLATALLQQGHKVILGSRSPEEATARWTGPTMPILSLAAAASAAPLVVNALPGEQALTVLSGLETALAGRVLLDVANATTRTEGGLTLLYPGSSLAERLQLALPETRVVKSLNTMMYRVMTDPQGQAMPPTVFLAGNDDGAKQAVRELLGALGWPPEWQLDLGDVTAARGTEALFLVVPSLVQILGFVPFSVSVTQAKTSGLEPMNS; encoded by the coding sequence ATGTCGGGCACCTCCCTCACCGTCAGTATCCTGGGCACCGGTCGCGTCGGCATTCATCTCGCGACAGCGCTTCTTCAGCAGGGCCATAAGGTCATCCTGGGCAGCCGCTCCCCTGAAGAGGCCACCGCTCGCTGGACGGGCCCCACCATGCCGATTCTTTCCCTGGCAGCAGCGGCAAGCGCGGCTCCGCTCGTCGTGAATGCCCTACCCGGCGAGCAGGCCTTGACCGTACTCAGCGGTCTGGAAACCGCGCTCGCTGGCCGGGTCCTGCTGGATGTGGCCAATGCCACGACCCGCACGGAGGGGGGTCTGACCTTGCTCTATCCTGGGAGCAGTCTGGCCGAGCGGCTTCAACTGGCGCTGCCAGAGACGCGGGTGGTGAAGTCGCTCAATACCATGATGTACCGCGTCATGACCGATCCACAGGGACAGGCTATGCCGCCGACCGTGTTCCTTGCAGGGAACGATGATGGGGCCAAGCAGGCTGTCCGGGAATTGCTGGGGGCCCTGGGGTGGCCGCCGGAGTGGCAACTGGACTTGGGGGATGTCACCGCCGCGCGCGGTACGGAAGCGCTCTTCTTGGTGGTGCCGTCTCTGGTGCAAATCTTGGGGTTTGTCCCGTTCAGTGTGAGCGTGACGCAGGCCAAGACGTCTGGGCTCGAGCCGATGAATTCCTAG
- a CDS encoding helix-turn-helix domain-containing protein: MTLQLKQVVQQEDLRLVQDALTQLEQGERTVTLPSVLTPFLSDLLRHIQQGEALTVVTTEQELTTNEAATLLGVSRPFLIHNLLDAGLLPFHRVGSHRRISAGDLLAYREEQQRRYALLDELAQEAQDLDLY, translated from the coding sequence ATGACGTTGCAACTCAAACAGGTCGTCCAGCAGGAAGATCTTCGTCTCGTCCAGGACGCCCTGACCCAGCTGGAACAGGGCGAGCGGACCGTGACGCTCCCCTCCGTCCTTACGCCCTTCCTCAGCGATCTTCTCCGGCATATCCAGCAGGGCGAAGCGCTGACGGTCGTCACGACGGAGCAGGAACTCACGACCAATGAGGCGGCCACGCTCCTGGGAGTCAGCCGACCCTTCCTCATCCATAACCTGCTCGACGCCGGCCTGCTCCCCTTCCATCGGGTCGGCAGTCATCGCCGGATTTCCGCAGGGGACCTCCTGGCGTACCGTGAGGAACAGCAGCGGCGCTACGCCTTACTCGACGAGCTGGCCCAAGAGGCTCAGGACCTGGACCTCTACTGA